The Rosa rugosa chromosome 1, drRosRugo1.1, whole genome shotgun sequence genomic sequence gtgagtaaatctcacgatattcTTTATGAGCAtgattaccatattgtcttggagttattaggttaactatgactatagttggtattagtggcattcctgagtgaatgactacgtgtgtgtgtgtgtgtatatatatatatatatatttacgtgaaatatatatatgtattggtgcaaTTGTTGTGATATGGGCAGCATAGGACGTATTGAGTTCGTCATCGTTTAAATCACTGTGATGAATATTGTGATGATTGttatgtaaagcttgtgtaggaatatttgtgtaatgaatcgttgaaatcagtATGATGAATATTGTaatgattgtcatgtaaagcttgtgtaggaatatatgtgtaatgaatcgctaacatcagtgtgatgaatctttgtgatgattgctataTGTCTGATGATcggcgaaatctgtgtgatgatcagttggacaattgctatctgtgtgatgacccacggaatctgtgtgatgatcagtaggatgatggctATCAGTGTGATGACCGTTGGAATCTATgcgatgatcagtgtgatgactgcTCAGTAGcggagttgaattgttattaagttaacaatgatTGAGAAGACTGCTGTGATGGTCGGAGCTACCTACGGATGTCAGAGTGTGGGGTTACGAtgacttgaattgcttgacttaatgtgactcccgaactaaactatatgcaggggttactatgaattgtttcgcttgtttgaattgtgattgccttgttttcttcttgattttattgattgatgGTTTGTTTTATCTTAAAAGCCATAGTGGTGACGAATTGTACTATgtggtgaggataggaaggtgattcattgattttcacctttgatgtcatgttgatgacaaagatTTCTAGTGGAGAGGGAATGAATGTGAGTTTGAAATTCGCCGTAGTGCGTTAGAATGGTatcaaacattgcttgaggaagACTTGTCTGActgaaatttgtgtaattggacgCTACgttgagaatctgagcatgAGGTTGTAGTCACGAATTGACTTATGTAAGCATGATATGGAAGGAAATGAAATTGATGGTTGTAGGTGTGAGTTATGTGCATATCATTGTTTAGGTTGAGGTAACTTAAGAATGTATCtctgctttgtggttttgagtttactcatacaagctttcataagcttatcgggtttgttgtgtggcaacctggtgcactattcaatggtgtaggggttaatcctgcaggtcagggtaatcgtggctaaaactgaggtagcgtgctagcagctttatggtaggaagccaattttgtgactttaccattattaagacttccgcttgtagtaagctctgacgagcatttacttattattttgttgtggcaatttaatttgtacacttgtgtaatatttgactctgcggagcgagtctgtattgacatagtgggttcagggtaTCAGTATGTACTTagtttaaaaaggaaaaagttttccaggtattttatattgatggctgaaccatcacgcatgtataattatgggattatatattaattttaattCTGTATAAAAATCAGGGCGTGACAAAAGTGATCTTCGATTATAAGTACATGGCGGTAAAGGAATTTAGtccatttttaaaataaaaaatatatatacagggcAGTAAGCTAAATATAGTCcccttttaaaataaaaaatagaaaaatcttgtagactcttaaatgaatacaccccccttagattAGGATTGATTACTTTCCCTTATGTACATGGACGTAATAATTATCATATAAATTAAGACTTGAGGTTAACTTTCACTTCatccagcaaaaaaaaaaaaaaaaaacactagcTAGCATAACAAAAACTAATAAAAAGACGAGAGAACTTAGCCATGGATGATAGTACTAATAAAAAAGTGGGTGTCATTTGTGTCACTTCACCATTGAACGGTCAAAATTGATGTATTGGCTAGCGGTTGTACTAGACTAATCAAATTGATAAGAATAGCAGTTTGTAGATGAAATTAAAATGACAGAGGCTAACATGATTTTCAGGTATAAGTACAGAGGACGGTAAACATAATTGAGTCCacttttaaaatataaaaaaatctaCAAGGCTGTAAACTgaatgagaaattttattcacacacctctAAATACTAAATATACATCTCTTTTTTCACACGCCCAACATCACATTTTATGGGTAAgttaaattaccaaaagagaTATTTATATTAACAATAAAGAAACATAGTTGGAATTAAGAAATatatgcagtttttttttttttttttttccaagtctATCGCAGATGGATATCATGAATTTGATTCTCAATAATTTAGCATGCATGGAATTGAGCCTTCTTATCAATCTAGTTTCAAAAATGTATTAACTGTCCAAATGATATGGACAAACAAGTGAAAACCGTTGAAAAATTCTTCAAGAACTCTTGTGATGTATTGTTTTGTTTCgctccaatttcatcatcagTAGTTCACAAATCTCAACAATTGGCATATAAATATTGTCTTGGTCAAGTCCTCAATGGCAAGTAATTCCCCATTGGCATTTGAGTATGTTCAACCCAACAAGTAAAAAGCAATTAAAACATTCTTTGGGTGCCATTGTATTAACTTTAGTGATGACCATGTGATTTACCGAAACTCTCATATTGAGCCATTGAGGAATTGATGTTGAGTCTTCTAGTGTAATATGACATTCTTTaggtcttgtttttttttttttcatctgcAGCAATGCAATAGGTAGTCTCTCttgtataagaaaaaaaaataggtagTCTCTTACCAGATATTTATCTCAAtttatttcaacaaaaaaaaaaagggatatgTATTTAATGAAAAGATATTGTGTATTGTGAATGAGGatagtttaggaagtttgggattgtgtttctagtaaaatattaaaataaaaaagttaataggTTGTGTATTAAGTAAGAGATGTGTATCTATCATTTagcaatgtgtgaataaaatttctcaaactgaatttagtccacttttaaaataccaaaaaatcttgtagactcttaaatgaatacatcCCCCTTAGATTAAGATTAATTACTTTCTCTTATGTACATGGACGTAATACAATAATACTATATAAATCTCCTTGAGAGATTAATAGAAATATCACATTATTCCCCAATACTGTTTGCTAAGAAATTGATGGCATTTCCATATACGGAGAAGAATCGCCCTATAAATTAAGGCTTGAGGTTAATTTCCACTTCATccagcaacaaaaaaaaaactagctagCATAACCAAAACCAATaaaaagagaagagagcttaGCAATGGAGGCTAGTACTAATATTGTGTTGAGATGTGTGAGTTTCCTAGGCATGCTTGTGCTTTCATTAGCAGTAGCCCCAGCTCCCCAAGAATCTGTTGTTATTCCACACACAAGTACTGGAAAATGTGCCGAAAAGTGTGCCATCTCTTGCCTTGCAACCATAGAGGAACCGCCAGCATATGCAACATGTGTGGGCCTTTGCATGATTGCTTGCAAGATTGCGCCAAATTCCAACATTGCCTATGGTTGTACTCGTAATTGTGTGAGCTCTATAAGCAAAGTCATAAACACCATTACCAAACCCTCCATTTCTGGTACCTATACTTTCACTTAAGTTATCTATTTCTCATTCATAATTTCATTGTGCTTCCAATTATTTACGATATGATTGTTTGTCATGTAGATACTACAAGCTATGCAGAAGGCTATGTTGATTCTTGCTACTACAACTGCTCCAAGAATAATAAACTTCATTAGATAAATTATCACTGTTAATAGCAAATATTTGCTTTCCTTATTTATGTTTTCTACTTCTATTATGATTAGGACTTGGATGCCTGTATAAGCACCGGTCATGCTTTGTACTATGAACAGTTTTATCATATCAATAATGAGTGTTAAATCACTACTTTCTTACTTTTATGGGTTATAGGCAGTTTTATTGAGGGCCAATAATGAGTGCAAGATCACCATTTACAAATTGAAAACAACAATCTCGTATACCTAAATTTGCATAATGCAAGAAGAAGCTTTGGTTCCTAAATGATATGAAAATGTCAATAATCACCATACAACAATAAAATAATATAACATTTGCATCTATTCAATCTAAAATCACAAAACTCGAAATAAAACTAATTTCCGAACACATACCAAAACAAAATTCTTGCTCTAGTTGATACCTAATAACCAAAATCTCAACATATTAGCCAACAAATGGAAAACTCCACCGTGTAGCCAAATCTGGGTACGACATATAACATATTTGTGCAATGTCACCACTTAATGGTTAAAATTGACGAATTGGCTAACGGTTGGACTAGATTGATCATATTGGTAAGTATATGGGTGTtgctgatgaaattaaaagagcAAAGAATAAAGTGACTTTTGAGTATAAGTACAGCTATACAGGGAGGTTAACGGAATTCAGTCCgttttaaaatacaaaaaaatatatacaggGCTGAAAGCTGAATATAGTCCCTtttcaaaatattaaaaaaaaaaaaaaaatttgtaaactCTTAAATAGTTAAACGAATACACCCCCATTAGATTAGGATTGATTACTTTAGGAAATGAAAGCAGAAGTTTATTGGGCTGAAAGAACTCGAATTAATTGGGTCACTTTAGGAGATAAAAAAAACGTCATACTTCCTTAAAACTGCTACATTTAGGCCTAGTTTGGTATTGCATTTAGAATAATCAGTTGTAAAAAATCGCagctgtgagaataatcagcggTTAAATAAATCTgttaagtgtttggtaaactgtctGTTTTTAATCTAAGTGAGTTCTTACATATTAACAAAAGCATAAAAAAACCCTAAGCGCCGCACTGCTTGCGTCGCCGTAAAGCTTCGTCATCGAAGCGCTCAAACCTATCTCTGTCATCATGCTGCAGGGAAACATACTTGTCTGGAATTGTAGAGGCATTGTCAACAATGAGACGCAGCGTGCTCTCGTGGATCTTGTTCAAGCAAAGCGTCCTAGTCTCATCTTCTTGGCTGAAACCCTAGCATAGCCATCGATTATTGATACCCTTACGGACCGGCTTGGGTTCAAGGGAAATATTTGTTTTCCACAACAGGAGGATTCGCAAGGGCTTGCGCTGCTATGGAGCTCTGAAACTCATGCTAGTCTTCGTACTTTCTCACCACATCATATTGATGCTGAGATTGGAGAACCGGGCTCGGAAAATCTATGGCTATTTACCGGAATTTATGGAGTGGCTACCAGAAGTGAGAGAGAAAGAACATGGGAGTTGATCAATTCCCTACCAGATGAGAATTGTCAGCTGCCATGGTTAATGGCAGGGGACTTCAATGAGATTATGTGCAATGCTGATAAGTCAGGAGGGGTTTCTAGGGCAACTGCACCGATGAGAAGATTCAGAGAGACTATGAGTAATTGTGATCTACTTGATATGGGTTTTGTAGGGAGCCGTTTTACCTGGTCAAACAAATACACCAAGGAAAGGTTAGACAGGGCTTTCCAATCCCTTTCATGGAGTAACAATTTCCCGTTTAGCAGAGTGGTTACACTCAGTCCTTCTGAGTCTGACCACTGTCCTATTCTGGTAGAGGTAAAGAAGGATCAAGGCACGATTAGAAGAGCACAGAAAAGATTCCGCTTTGAGGAGATGTGGCATGGTAATGAGCATTGTGCATCAATAATCCAACAGAATTGGTCTCAACCTCTCACAGGTAATGCTTTACATCAATTGGGGAGGAAAATTCAGAGTACAGGTGAACAACTTCTTCACTGGCATCAAAATGAgtttgaaaagcaaaaggttGAATTATGTGTTGTGCAAGAAAAATTAAATGATATCATGAAGGAACCCTATTCCCCTTTGCAGTATGAGGAACAACATCTGTTACATGTAAAACTCAGTCAGATTTTAGCACAACAGGAGAAATACTGGAGGCAGAGGTCCCGTGCTATATGGCTCAAGGATGGGGATCGTAACTCCGCTTTTTTCCATAGGAAGGCTTCTAACAGAAGAATCCGAAACACCATTAAGGGTTTGGTGAACAGTGCAGGTGAATGGCAGTTTGACCCAGAGACTATAAAGAGTATATTGATGGACTATTATAGAGGAATTTTTCGTACTGATGATGTAGATGATTCTGCCCTTGTGGAGATTCTCAATGCCACTCCGGTGAAGGTAACAAATGTGATGAATGAGGACTTGCTCAAGCCATATTCAGAcgacgaaattttttttttttttttttttttttttttttttgaaataagggattaggcgatattagttcctcggagGCAGACAATGTAGGGAACAAATCCCACCCTCAATCCCGAAGGAGAAGGGTCtgccacactctgggaacccacccCCCATCCCCCTATTTTATTAAAACATAAAAAGACCAATACAAATCCGTTGgggggaccaaaccaaaacccaacctgtaaaaacaaggaagagacaAGTCCTCTTTCCTGTGCATAGAAAAACAAACGCCAAAAGAAATAGACAAAATAACAGaattacaaaaaagaaaaagaaaaaaataaaaactacaaAACCCATCAACGAAACCTATAGTTAATCATAGAGGACAAATCCCGCCCATAAGGCCTAGCTATAAAGGTAGGCACATCATCCCACCAATTGTAACCCTCATTAAGCGCACCATGATTAGCAAGAGCATCAGCCACGGTGTTCCCTTCCCGAAAAGTGTGAGTGACCCTAAAATGAATCATACGAGTGAGATACAAGCAGTTATACCATGCAATCCGCAGCCTCCATGGGATCAAATTTGGATTCTTGAAATACTGAACAACAAGAATAGAATCTGTTTCAAGCCAGATGTGAGTCCAACTCTTAGCCCAGGCAATCCTCATAGCCTCAATAACTGCCAACACTTCTGCATCAATTGCACACGGAGCTTCCACTTTTTGGGCAAAAGCGCCTCTAAAATGACCCTCATGATCTCTAAAAATCCCCCCAAATCCTGCCATCTCAATGCTGCGAAAGGAACCATCAGTGTTAACCTTCAACCACTGAATTGGGGGAGGAATCCATTGCACTGGAATGTACTTTGGGGCCTTTACAGTAAGGGAAGAAAGGCCAAGAACCGCAAACAAGCCTTGCATGGAAGAAGCATTAGAACATGGCATAAAATGAATGGATGCAGACTCTTTCAAAGAAGTTAGAAACCAATGCTTGAACCTTGCTAAATTAAAAGTAGCCTCTTGGAACCTGATTTTCTTCCTCTCTGTCCAAATACACCAAAGAGCATTGCAAAAAGCAAAGCTCCATAGAATTTTTGAAGAACTAGCCAGCCCGATTAACGTGTCAGGGGAAATAAGATCAACTAGAGATGCACCTGGCAGCAGACTGATTCGGAAGAAAGAGGCAAGCCAAACCCAAAATTCATGAACTAAGCTGCAATCAAAAAACAGATGATGTAAAGACTCACCTTGAGACCGGCAGATAGAACACTGAGAGCAAAGATAGATTCCCCTTCTTACTAACCAATCATCTGTTAAAATCCGCTTATTAAAACCTTCCAAGCCACCAAGCTTTTTCGCGGTTGCAAAGCTTTATTCCAAATCAACTTGCACCAGTCTACCTTCGGCTTAGGGGGTGAAATAAAATCAAAAGCTTCCTTTGAAGTTAAAACCCCAGCAGCATTATGTGGCCAAATAACCTGGTCCACCCCATTCTCCAGAGGCAACACCACTTTAGAAATTCTTGAAGCAAGGTCTGggaagaaaaaattaaaggtAGAAGGAATTGCCCATTGCTTGTCCCTAATGAAATCACTGACCTTGACAGGCATAAGGGACCGCACCACTGGCGTGATTCGATGCATGGATGAGATTGGAGTACCCAACCAATTGtctgaacaaaaagaaattCTACTACCATCTCCCACCAACCATTGAACAGACGCATAGAAGGAATCCCATAATTTCTTTAAGCCTGGCCAAACAGAGGAACGCTGATAATACTGCAATAGACGCAGGTCGGAGGAAAAGAATTGCTCCCTCAGAAAGGCTGCTGAAGGGGAAGAGGAATTGACCATGTTCCAACAATTCTTTAGGAGCAGAGCACGGTTGAAATGAAATAAATTCTTTAAACCCAACCCACCTTGATCAAGTGGACGGCAGCAAGTATCCCATGCAATAAGCGCTAATCCTTTCTTTAAAGGATCCCCAGACCAAAAAAAATTCCGTGTCCATTGTTGCACCTTCAAAAGAAGAGGCCGCAGCCAAGAATATACTTGAAAGCTATGCAAGAGCTGACTCTGAGTAACAGAAGAAATTAATTGAAGTCTGGCAGCCTGTGCTTACCCTTCCAAGAAGAAAGGCTGCATCTCACTTTGTCTGCAATGGCTCGGAAGTATGACGGCTTCGGGCACCCTTTAAAAATACTGGCATATCGTAAGTTTGGATGTTTGTACTGCAATTCGGAATTGTCTGGAAAAGGGGGAGAGTTGGGAAGAATCAAACTTTACTCACTTATGTCTCATTCCTAAGATTCCTGATCCTGTTGATGCCACTCACTTTCGCCCTATAGCATTATGTAATGTTATTTACAGAATACTGTCCAAAGTTGTAGCTAACAGGTTGAAAAAATGGCAGACTTCTCCTCTTCAAAGTGCTTATGTACCTGGCAGACTGATATCAGACAATACTCTAGTTGCAACAGAAGCTGCACATTTTATGCATAAATTACGGCATCAGGAAGAAGGCTTTTTCTCTCTGAAGCTTGTTATTAGAAAGGCTTATGATCGCCTTGAATGGAAATTTTTGCATGCTATGTTAACCAGGTTGGGTTTTGCCTCTAGATGGGTGGATATGATAATGAACTGCATTGTTTCTGTCAGATATGCTATCTTGGTAAATGGTGAGCCTACTACAAAAATTATCCCCACCAGAGGAATCCGACAGGGTGATCCCTTATCACCTTATCTGTTTATTCTATGTGCGGAGGGTCTCTCTGCTTTAATTACTACTGTAGTCGACGAAGGTAGCATTTTGGGTTTAAAGATGTGTCCTCATGCACCCACACTGCACCATTTAtttttttgcagatgatagctTCTTGTTTGGAGCCGCTACAGATGCAGAGTGCTATAAATATAGACAAATCCTCAACACTTATGCTCAGGCTTCAGGTTAGAgaataaattttcagaaaagcaGCGTTGTCTTTAGTGGTAATGTTACCGAGAATGAGAAAGAAAGAATGGCAGCAATTCTGGCAATGAATTGTGTTGACGATCATGGCAGGTATTTAGGGCTACCCCTGCGTGTTTGGAGGTCCAAAACTACTATTTTTGAGTATATAAAAGAGAAGCTCACCAAGAAGTTGATAGGTTGGAAATCAAAGATTCTTAGCTGTGCAGGTAGAGAGGTCTTAATTAAAGCTGTTGCACAGACAATGCCTTTGTATACCATGAACTGTTATTTGTTGCCTAAGGGATTGTGTGATGACATACATCAGCTATGTGCTTCTTTCTTCTGGGGAGATACAGATGAAAGAAAGAAGATTCATTGGCGTAGTTGGGAGAAAATGTGTCTCACAAAGCAAGAAGGGGGAATgggttttaaaaatatttatgcCTATAATCTTGCAATGTTGGCTAAGCAGGGATGGAGGCTTGTTTCCAATCCACAGTCACTTATAGCGCAGCTTTACAAAGCTAGATATTTTCCTCATTGTTCTTTTTGGGAAGCTGAGTTGGGGGACTCCCCGTCCTTCTCTTGGAGGAGCATTCTTAGCGGCAGACCTGTCCTTGCAGCGGGTGTAAAATGGAGAATAGGTGATGGGGTGCAGGTTAATATTTGGAGGGATAAATGGGTTCCAAATTGTGCACAATATCTAATACAGAAGCCACAACACACAGAGTTTGAGTTTGTTGCTGATCTAATTGATAATCAGAGCCGTGCATGGATTCCGACAACTATCAATTCACTTTTCAGACCGGAAGTTGCTGCAAACATTCTTGCCATTCCTTTGAGCAGACGTGTGTTGCCAGATAAGCTTCGGTGGAGTCCTGAAAAGAGAGGCAATTTTTCTGTGAAAACTGCATATTGGATTGCCAGAGAGAAAGTTCTTAAGAATGTATTAACTACTACTTCTAATGGTAATCCCTACAAAGAGCTTTGGAACAGACTTTGGCGGGCCAGAGTTCCAACTAAGGTGCAAATATGTGTATGGAGGGCTGCACAAAATCTGTTACCTACAAGAGAGAGGTTGACGACCAAGGGTTATGATGGTGATACTAGCTACTTGTTATGCTCACACCGGTTGGAGGACAATGCTCATCTTTTTTGTAAGTGTCCAATTGCTGCTGAATTGCTATCTGCACCTCCTTTATCTCTTCAGAACACTTTATTGCCTATGATTAATTTTAAAGAATGGTTGTTGGACTGTGCGACTAATCTCAAAGCTGAGGTCTTTGAGAAACTTATGATGATTATATGGGCACTATGGAGAAACAGAAATAGTATGCTTTGGGAGAATGCTTCCCAAACTACCCAACACATGTTACTGTTTACTATGGCCTGGCTAGAGGATTTTCAGCGTGCCAGAACTACAATAGCTCCCACCGTGCAGCACAACAAGCTGAGATGGAAACCGGCTGATCTTGGACAATGCAAATTAAATGTTGATGGAGCTTTTGTGCCTCATTTGACGAAAGGAGGTCTAGGGGGTGTTCTAAGAAATTCTAGTGGACATGTCCAAGCTGCTTTTGCTCACACTGTTCATCATGTTGGATCTCTAAAGCAGGTAGAACTTCTTGCTATTAGGAAGGGGTTGGATTATGCAAAGTCTTTACAACTGCAAAATGTCACAATTGAGAGTGACTGTCTTGAAGCAGTGCAAGAGATTTCATGCAGTGATCATGACCTAACTGAGTTTGGAGCTATTTTGGATGACATACATGAACTTATGACCAGTATTCATGGAGTGCATATTCTACATGCACCTTGAAGTTGTAATACTGTGGCACATAGACTAGCTAGCATAGCTTTTGAGTCTGATCAACAGGAGTTTTGGCTCCATAGTGCGCGCCAAATTGCATACTTGATGTAGTGCAACACGATTGTAACCATGACACTTAATCATCAATGAAATTCAgtcttttactcaaaaaaaaaaaaattgtctgtTTTTAATTGcaataataatataaaaaaaagtagATTGGTATGTTTGGTAACCTGAGTGCAAAAACAGCAGTAATTTTATgtaatgaccaaaatagacaaaATACTTatacaaaaaataattgaaGACCTGAaacatctttttatttttatttttgcttcCTCTCACTTTCGCATATACCAGaacctcacacacacacacacacacacacatatatatataaccataaccttatatatatgatcaaacaaaactttatttaaagatGTTAAACAACTTTTTATTCCTCTCCCATTTTCTCTTTGCATAGACCATAtataaatatgtgtgtgtgtgtgtaata encodes the following:
- the LOC133726056 gene encoding uncharacterized protein LOC133726056, with translation MAGDFNEIMCNADKSGGVSRATAPMRRFRETMSNCDLLDMGFVGSRFTWSNKYTKERLDRAFQSLSWSNNFPFSRVVTLSPSESDHCPILVEVKKDQGTIRRAQKRFRFEEMWHGNEHCASIIQQNWSQPLTGNALHQLGRKIQSTGEQLLHWHQNEFEKQKVELCVVQEKLNDIMKEPYSPLQYEEQHLLHVKLSQILAQQEKYWRQRSRAIWLKDGDRNSAFFHRKASNRRIRNTIKGLVNSAGEWQFDPETIKSILMDYYRGIFRTDDVDDSALVEILNATPVKKNKRQKK